A genomic region of Notamacropus eugenii isolate mMacEug1 chromosome 3, mMacEug1.pri_v2, whole genome shotgun sequence contains the following coding sequences:
- the LOC140496928 gene encoding interferon beta-like, with amino-acid sequence MVQLVLLLFLSAAVSSDQYDSLRFHQRRTNHRSLSLLKEMIGKIHPECLQEGMDFKIPQEIVQPKQCQKENATMVIHEMLQHIFSLFSSKNASLGVDETITEAFLDGIDQQMVHLEKTLKVNSTWLTADSILPLNNYYQGIMNYLESKEYCSCAWKRVQVEIRKNFLFLFKWTECLRN; translated from the coding sequence ATGGTACAACTGGTCCTTCTCCTGTTCCTTTCTGCTGCTGTCTCTTCTGACCAGTATGATTCACTTCGCTTCCATCAAAGAAGAACCAATCACAGGAGTTTGAGTCTCCTGAAGGAAATGATTGGAAAAATTCATCCAGAATGTCTACAGGAGGGAATGGACTTCAAGATCCCTCAGGAGATTGTACAGCCCAAGCAATGCCAAAAGGAGAATGCCACCATGGTCATCCATGAGATGCTCCAGCATATCTTCAGCCTATTTAGCAGCAAAAATGCCAGCCTTGGTGTGGATGAGACCATCACTGAGGCATTCCTCGATGGAATCGATCAGCAAATGGTACATCTGGAAAAGACTTTGAAGGTCAATAGCACCTGGTTGACTGCAGACAGCATCTTGCCTCTCAACAATTATTATCAAGGAATAATGAACTATCTGGAAAGCAAAGAGTACTGCAGCTGTGCCTGGAAGAGAGTCCAGGtggaaatcaggaagaattttctcttcctcttcaaatgGACAGAATGTCTCAGAAACTGA